Proteins from a genomic interval of Sphingobacterium sp. SYP-B4668:
- a CDS encoding C45 family autoproteolytic acyltransferase/hydolase, with translation MFKVSIWLLMSCLLLSSCSVRHKRDLPDLSVFSQQDQPYSFAVQIDTLRAIGNDFLIKNKYANWELYVSGPPFEIGSKIGALTEDLYRQQDQIFFDKLEEFVPSKFKQRWLMHFMRWYNRKLPHYIPEEYKKEIYALSRYSDPKYDFLADQYRRALYLHGAHDIGHSMQDLAVVGCSSLAVWGDNSADGGLLLGRNFDFYVGDEFAKNKLISFIRPEHGIPFASVSWPGMMGVLSGMNLEGLTVTMNAGKSTIPLVARAPISIVAREILQYATNLEEAIAIAKDKQVFVSESLMIGSAADNRAIVIEISPKKFGVYEVDNADYLICTNHFQSEEYAQDKRNQLHIQESHSQYRYDKINDFVSNSGKLTPEQVVGLLRDTKGKEGQDIGLGNEKALNQLWAHHAVVFQPQKRRFWVSTQPYQLGAFTAYDLTDIFGQDSLTYTSQLLSSATIVADTTWSTQMLVNFELFKEQSRKIENWMDSGSEISEIEWEAYQRLNPELWSVYYQKGQYDYSRKDYIRAKKALETALSKEITTLPAKRKVEHLLEKVERKIRSSDT, from the coding sequence ATGTTTAAAGTCTCGATATGGCTATTGATGTCCTGTTTACTGCTGTCGTCCTGCAGTGTTAGGCATAAGCGGGATCTCCCCGATCTAAGTGTATTTTCGCAGCAAGATCAGCCATACTCCTTTGCCGTCCAGATAGACACCCTCAGAGCAATTGGGAATGATTTTCTAATTAAGAATAAATATGCAAATTGGGAATTGTATGTATCAGGCCCTCCTTTTGAGATCGGTAGCAAGATTGGTGCACTTACAGAAGATTTGTATCGTCAGCAAGATCAGATTTTCTTTGATAAATTAGAAGAATTTGTTCCTTCAAAGTTTAAGCAAAGGTGGTTGATGCACTTTATGAGGTGGTATAATCGAAAGCTGCCCCACTACATACCCGAAGAGTATAAGAAAGAGATATATGCCTTATCCCGCTATAGTGACCCCAAGTATGATTTTCTAGCGGATCAATATCGACGCGCACTCTATCTCCATGGAGCACATGATATTGGGCATTCTATGCAAGACCTAGCGGTTGTAGGCTGTTCCTCATTGGCTGTATGGGGTGACAACTCAGCAGATGGAGGACTACTCTTGGGACGCAATTTTGATTTTTATGTGGGGGACGAATTCGCCAAGAACAAATTGATCTCATTCATCCGGCCCGAACATGGAATTCCCTTTGCTTCGGTCTCTTGGCCTGGTATGATGGGCGTACTCTCAGGGATGAATCTGGAAGGATTGACGGTCACGATGAATGCAGGTAAATCTACCATACCATTGGTGGCGAGAGCGCCTATTTCTATTGTCGCAAGGGAGATTTTGCAGTATGCCACTAATCTAGAAGAAGCTATTGCCATCGCTAAAGATAAGCAGGTGTTCGTCTCAGAATCGCTGATGATTGGAAGTGCGGCGGACAATAGGGCGATTGTCATCGAGATATCGCCTAAAAAATTTGGTGTTTATGAAGTGGACAATGCAGATTATCTAATCTGTACGAATCATTTCCAAAGTGAGGAGTATGCACAGGATAAACGCAACCAGTTGCATATTCAGGAAAGCCATTCGCAATATCGATACGATAAAATCAATGACTTCGTATCCAATTCTGGGAAGTTGACTCCAGAGCAGGTCGTGGGGCTGTTGAGGGACACAAAAGGCAAAGAAGGCCAAGATATAGGATTGGGAAATGAGAAAGCTTTGAACCAATTATGGGCACATCATGCGGTCGTATTCCAACCGCAAAAGCGGAGATTTTGGGTCTCCACTCAACCTTATCAATTGGGAGCATTTACGGCCTACGATCTGACGGATATTTTTGGACAAGATTCGTTGACCTATACCTCTCAGTTGTTATCTTCAGCGACAATTGTAGCAGACACTACATGGAGTACACAAATGCTCGTGAACTTTGAACTATTCAAAGAACAGAGTCGGAAAATAGAGAATTGGATGGATAGTGGAAGCGAGATTTCAGAGATAGAATGGGAAGCTTACCAGCGATTAAATCCCGAATTGTGGAGCGTGTATTATCAAAAGGGGCAATATGATTACAGTCGTAAAGATTATATTCGTGCGAAGAAAGCGTTGGAAACAGCACTTTCAAAAGAGATTACGACCCTTCCAGCAAAGCGTAAAGTTGAACACCTACTCGAGAAGGTGGAGCGTAAGATTAGATCAAGCGATACTTAA
- the dapF gene encoding diaminopimelate epimerase, whose product MSEQMKFSKYQGAGNDFILIDNRKGAFDAQNEALVKKLCDRKFGIGADGLMLLQDTKNFDFEMVYFNADGREGSMCGNGGRCIVAFARDLGIISKKTDFLAVDGPHHADIENEQVNLQMIDVDHISKDGAAYVLHTGSPHYVQLVDHLAEMDVYKDGHTIRNNNTYREAGINVNFVEKEDNGYFVRTFERGVEDETLACGTGATAAAIAMAIEEEREGEVEIPIRVLGGQLYISFLKHGNSFKNVHLKGPANYVFNGVI is encoded by the coding sequence ATGTCAGAACAAATGAAATTTTCCAAATATCAAGGAGCAGGTAACGATTTTATTCTTATCGACAATCGAAAAGGTGCTTTTGACGCTCAAAATGAGGCTTTAGTGAAAAAGTTATGCGATAGAAAATTCGGAATCGGAGCCGACGGTTTGATGCTGCTTCAAGATACGAAAAATTTCGATTTTGAAATGGTTTACTTTAATGCTGATGGACGGGAAGGGAGTATGTGCGGCAATGGAGGGCGTTGTATTGTAGCCTTTGCTAGGGATTTAGGCATAATTTCCAAAAAAACTGACTTTTTGGCAGTAGATGGTCCACATCATGCTGACATAGAAAACGAACAAGTTAACCTTCAAATGATTGATGTCGATCACATTAGTAAAGATGGCGCTGCTTACGTTCTCCACACCGGATCACCCCACTATGTCCAACTGGTAGACCATCTTGCTGAGATGGATGTTTACAAGGATGGTCATACCATTCGCAACAATAATACCTATAGGGAAGCAGGTATCAATGTCAATTTTGTGGAAAAAGAAGATAATGGATACTTTGTCAGGACATTCGAACGGGGCGTCGAGGACGAAACATTGGCCTGTGGTACGGGAGCAACAGCCGCTGCAATTGCTATGGCTATAGAAGAAGAAAGAGAGGGTGAGGTCGAAATTCCGATTCGCGTATTGGGAGGGCAACTTTATATAAGCTTTTTAAAACATGGCAATAGCTTCAAGAATGTCCACCTAAAAGGTCCCGCTAACTATGTCTTTAACGGCGTAATCTGA
- a CDS encoding DEAD/DEAH box helicase: MQKTKDKLAYKLVYSLGEHPYLGYLIEPHIVFLNANGSYSLKYKRVFSNTSDEFEDALDDTDHKLIKLLDETEQTHVIKRYHKKAVRPVDFFTKIFDKKFYDYIRPKLDNKMLKALELIGERPLFLMSKDGYPAEQPIHIAPYTASVLFHFRRNEEETRYFPTIKYEGNRIEFMFKDAQVVINEQAWLLLGDTLYHFDQPVEGKKLSPFLNKRYISVARPTERKYFETFVCGLIEKYHVYAEGFEIKTYQHEATPILKLVHLESRSQLQLLFQYGPYLFESAGEHRITVRMTYEEANDLYTFHRIRRSLPWEEKQLARLEEFGLEKVDKLFSNLVPDGKHGGEASTLEWISKHQEQLVNAGFQIIQETSSKRYFIGKTVLDIAVEEDNDWFDIKAIARFGPYEIPFIQLRNNILNNIKEFVLPNGEVAIIPDEWFAQYQHLFHFSTHKNELKLNKVHIGLLNDISEHTALTFSRKLEKLADFEEIEDVAEPKAFKGQLRHYQKAGYNWFHFLQYYRFGGVLADDMGLGKTVQTLALLQKQKEDLQGSDQAHTSLLVLPTSLIYNWQKEASRFAPKLRLLLHTGTNRVKDSFSLSHFDLVITTYGIVRSDEQMLAGFYFNYIILDESQNIKNPTSKSFKAIKSLKSKHKLALSGTPVENSVSDLWAQMHFSNPGLLGSFTYFQKEFVQPIEKKKDEDRAKKLQTIVKPFILRRTKDQVATELPPKTEQIIYCEMTENQSESYEKIKSEYRNALLNGSSEEKAKSSQITLLQGLTKLRQLANHPKMIDEEFVGHSGKFDLVLETLESVLPVGNKVLIFSQFVKQLSIFRTYFDEKKIPYAYLDGSTKNRSEAVAEFQKNKDTKLFLISIKAGGVGLNLIEADYVFILDPWWNPAVEQQAVDRSHRIGQTRSVFIYKFITKDTVEEKILAMQNRKRGIAQSLITTEESFIKSLSQDDLRELLG, from the coding sequence ATGCAGAAGACAAAAGATAAGCTAGCATACAAACTTGTATATTCTCTCGGGGAGCATCCATATCTGGGCTACCTAATAGAACCGCATATTGTATTCTTAAATGCCAATGGTAGTTATTCGCTCAAGTACAAGCGCGTCTTCAGCAATACAAGTGATGAATTTGAAGATGCCTTGGATGATACTGACCATAAGCTTATCAAATTACTGGATGAGACGGAGCAGACCCACGTCATCAAACGCTATCACAAAAAAGCAGTACGACCTGTTGATTTCTTTACGAAGATATTTGACAAGAAATTCTATGACTATATCCGCCCAAAACTAGACAACAAAATGTTGAAGGCACTTGAGCTTATCGGCGAACGCCCCTTATTCTTGATGAGTAAAGACGGATACCCTGCAGAACAACCCATTCATATCGCTCCTTACACAGCCTCCGTTCTCTTTCATTTTCGCAGAAATGAAGAGGAAACCCGCTACTTTCCAACCATCAAGTACGAAGGTAATAGGATTGAGTTTATGTTTAAAGATGCCCAAGTGGTCATCAATGAACAAGCTTGGCTATTATTGGGGGATACCTTATATCATTTTGACCAACCCGTAGAAGGGAAAAAATTAAGCCCATTTCTCAATAAAAGATACATTTCGGTAGCCAGGCCTACCGAGCGGAAATATTTCGAAACATTCGTCTGCGGATTGATTGAAAAATACCATGTCTATGCTGAAGGATTTGAAATCAAGACCTATCAGCATGAGGCAACACCTATTCTTAAATTGGTACATCTAGAGAGCCGATCGCAACTCCAACTGCTGTTTCAATATGGCCCATACCTCTTCGAGTCAGCTGGTGAGCATCGCATCACTGTACGCATGACATATGAAGAAGCCAACGATTTATATACGTTTCATCGAATCCGGAGGTCCCTGCCGTGGGAAGAAAAACAGCTCGCAAGATTGGAGGAATTCGGCTTGGAGAAGGTAGACAAATTGTTCAGCAATCTCGTGCCTGACGGTAAGCACGGGGGCGAAGCTAGCACATTAGAATGGATTTCAAAACATCAAGAACAACTTGTTAATGCTGGATTTCAGATTATCCAAGAAACATCATCCAAACGTTATTTCATTGGCAAAACCGTACTGGACATAGCCGTAGAAGAAGACAACGATTGGTTTGATATAAAAGCCATCGCTCGATTTGGACCTTACGAGATTCCTTTTATCCAGCTCCGCAATAATATCCTCAACAATATAAAAGAATTTGTCCTGCCCAATGGGGAGGTCGCTATCATTCCTGACGAATGGTTTGCCCAGTACCAGCATTTGTTTCATTTTTCCACACACAAGAATGAGCTAAAGCTCAACAAGGTACATATTGGTTTGCTAAATGACATCAGTGAACATACGGCGCTTACCTTCAGCCGTAAGCTTGAAAAGCTAGCTGATTTTGAAGAGATTGAAGATGTGGCTGAACCTAAAGCCTTTAAAGGCCAACTTCGCCATTATCAAAAAGCGGGTTACAATTGGTTTCATTTTCTACAATATTACCGTTTCGGCGGAGTGCTAGCAGATGACATGGGGCTTGGGAAAACAGTGCAGACGTTAGCGCTATTACAAAAACAAAAAGAAGACCTCCAGGGCTCAGATCAGGCACACACGTCCTTATTGGTGCTGCCCACGTCCCTCATCTATAACTGGCAAAAAGAGGCTTCTCGGTTTGCCCCTAAGCTTCGCCTATTGTTGCATACAGGGACCAACCGGGTCAAAGACAGCTTCTCGTTAAGTCATTTTGACCTCGTAATCACCACTTATGGTATTGTGCGTAGTGACGAACAGATGCTCGCAGGCTTCTATTTTAACTATATTATTTTGGATGAGAGCCAAAATATCAAAAACCCAACTTCCAAATCTTTCAAAGCGATTAAAAGCTTAAAAAGTAAGCACAAGCTCGCCCTTAGTGGTACACCGGTAGAAAACTCGGTATCTGACCTTTGGGCACAAATGCATTTTTCCAACCCCGGGCTTTTGGGTTCCTTCACCTATTTCCAAAAGGAATTTGTACAGCCTATTGAGAAAAAGAAAGATGAAGATCGCGCAAAAAAATTACAAACCATTGTCAAACCCTTTATTCTTAGACGGACGAAAGACCAGGTCGCCACGGAACTACCACCCAAAACCGAACAGATAATCTATTGTGAGATGACGGAAAATCAATCCGAATCTTACGAGAAAATAAAGTCAGAATATCGAAATGCACTTCTTAACGGTAGTTCTGAAGAAAAGGCCAAGAGTTCACAAATCACCTTGCTACAGGGTTTGACTAAGTTACGCCAGTTGGCCAATCATCCGAAGATGATCGACGAGGAATTCGTGGGACATTCTGGAAAATTCGACCTTGTATTAGAGACATTGGAATCTGTGCTTCCTGTTGGGAACAAAGTACTCATCTTCTCACAATTCGTGAAGCAATTGAGTATATTTAGGACCTATTTTGACGAGAAGAAGATTCCATATGCCTATCTGGATGGCTCTACAAAGAATCGCTCGGAAGCCGTAGCCGAATTCCAAAAGAACAAGGATACGAAGCTCTTCCTTATTTCTATAAAGGCTGGAGGGGTCGGTCTCAATCTTATCGAAGCTGACTATGTCTTTATTCTAGATCCTTGGTGGAATCCGGCGGTGGAACAACAAGCCGTAGACCGTTCGCACCGCATCGGTCAGACACGTAGCGTCTTCATCTATAAATTCATAACCAAAGATACCGTAGAAGAAAAAATATTGGCTATGCAAAATCGTAAACGAGGGATTGCACAGAGTCTAATCACCACGGAGGAAAGTTTCATCAAATCACTATCCCAAGACGATTTGCGAGAGTTACTCGGGTAA
- a CDS encoding Do family serine endopeptidase — protein sequence MKNNMKKIGLTLMTAAFGGAIAIGGYKLFENQRYENMSFEERQKVYYANNATGEVMASTGNPDFTQAAAAVSPGVVHIRTTYNSKASRGGDSGSPFDMFEEFFGMPQGRRAQPRGPQQASGSGVIISDDGYIVTNNHVVEDADKIEVQLTDKRTFEAKVIGRDANTDLALLKVNATKLPIVKLGNSDDVQIGEWVLAVGYPLSLQSTVTAGIVSAKGRQIGILGESQNQQGNPRGYGQSQEPIINTAIESFIQTDAVINRGNSGGALVNARGELIGINSAIASPTGVYAGYGFAIPVNLMKKIMDDFVKFGSVKRGLIGVTFTEVNAALAKEKGIDDLNGLYVQDVVPNGAAKEAGIKAGDLITKIEGKTIYSSSDLQERVARLRPGDKVNLTVKSAGKERNVSVTLKGEEESKVAGSKASQSATEIYNKLGAGFVPASAARKKDLGVNSGVVVTQVNRGGLFEYFGVEKGLVITEINGKPVNNVDDIESALENIDRNMIRIKGVPEKGSTVMLNVPIEF from the coding sequence ATGAAAAATAATATGAAAAAAATTGGTTTAACATTAATGACCGCTGCATTTGGGGGAGCCATTGCAATTGGAGGTTATAAACTTTTCGAAAACCAACGTTATGAAAACATGTCTTTCGAAGAGAGGCAAAAAGTGTATTATGCAAACAATGCTACAGGCGAGGTAATGGCATCAACAGGTAATCCTGATTTTACCCAAGCTGCGGCTGCAGTATCACCAGGTGTTGTTCACATTCGTACAACATATAATAGTAAGGCTTCTAGGGGTGGCGACTCGGGATCACCATTTGATATGTTTGAGGAATTCTTCGGGATGCCGCAGGGACGTCGTGCTCAGCCAAGAGGCCCACAGCAAGCATCAGGTTCGGGTGTTATCATCTCGGATGATGGATATATTGTCACCAATAACCATGTCGTGGAGGATGCAGATAAAATTGAAGTACAGTTAACGGATAAGCGTACGTTTGAGGCAAAAGTTATCGGACGTGACGCTAATACGGACTTGGCGCTATTGAAAGTTAATGCAACGAAACTTCCTATTGTAAAATTAGGTAATTCTGATGACGTACAGATAGGAGAGTGGGTACTAGCCGTTGGATATCCATTGAGTCTGCAATCGACTGTGACTGCAGGTATCGTGAGTGCGAAAGGTCGTCAAATTGGTATCTTGGGTGAATCGCAAAATCAGCAAGGGAATCCACGTGGATACGGACAGTCTCAGGAGCCGATTATCAATACAGCTATTGAATCCTTTATCCAAACGGATGCGGTCATCAACAGAGGAAATAGTGGTGGAGCGTTGGTAAATGCACGTGGCGAGTTAATTGGTATCAATTCTGCCATTGCATCACCTACAGGTGTGTATGCAGGATACGGCTTTGCTATCCCTGTCAACCTGATGAAAAAAATCATGGATGATTTTGTGAAATTTGGGTCGGTAAAAAGAGGATTGATCGGTGTTACGTTTACTGAAGTAAATGCGGCTTTGGCAAAAGAAAAAGGAATTGATGATTTGAATGGACTGTATGTACAAGATGTAGTGCCCAACGGTGCGGCAAAAGAGGCCGGTATCAAAGCGGGAGATTTGATTACCAAAATCGAAGGAAAGACCATCTACTCATCTTCTGACCTTCAAGAGCGTGTGGCACGTTTACGCCCAGGCGATAAAGTCAACTTGACCGTGAAATCAGCTGGCAAGGAACGTAATGTCAGTGTCACTTTGAAAGGCGAAGAGGAATCTAAGGTTGCAGGCTCAAAAGCAAGCCAAAGTGCGACCGAGATATATAATAAGCTAGGAGCAGGTTTTGTCCCAGCTTCGGCCGCTCGCAAGAAAGATTTAGGCGTTAATTCAGGTGTTGTGGTAACCCAAGTCAATAGAGGAGGTCTTTTCGAATACTTTGGTGTCGAGAAAGGTCTTGTCATCACAGAGATAAATGGCAAGCCTGTGAACAATGTAGATGACATAGAATCTGCGTTAGAAAATATAGATCGTAATATGATTCGTATCAAAGGCGTGCCAGAAAAAGGCAGCACCGTGATGCTAAATGTCCCAATAGAATTCTAA
- a CDS encoding phenylacetate--CoA ligase family protein, translated as MKPTIEFDSLTAIQRYQEDLLQGQLLYLQQHSPFYQKLFKDNQIEVGDIQSLHDLERIPFTSKDDLQRCNDAFLCVPLTKVVDYTTTSGTLGDPVTFGLTDGDLDRLAHNEMKSFQCAGVQPGDIIQLMTTMDRRFMAGLAYFLGVRKLGASIIRVGSGIPELQWDSIVKYNPKYLIVVPSFLLKLIEYAEKNGIDYRNSSVRAAICIGESLRTGTLEDAILTRRIKEKWDIELFSTYASTEMGAAFTECVAFQGGHVQPDLIITEIVGQDGNPVPDGQVGELVVTTLGVEALPLLRFKTGDMVRKHVSTCSCGRSTYRIGPVEGRKQHMIKYKGTTLYPPAMHDLLASFPELELHLIEIIDNEIGTDEINIRIATKDVSEDFLNTIKDHFRAKLRVAPRIIVERFEDLHKIVFNPLNRKPTTFIDKRGVGK; from the coding sequence ATGAAACCAACAATAGAATTCGATTCATTAACAGCCATCCAGAGGTATCAAGAAGATCTTTTGCAGGGACAATTGTTATATCTCCAACAACACTCGCCATTTTATCAGAAGCTGTTCAAAGACAATCAGATAGAGGTAGGAGATATCCAATCCCTCCACGACCTGGAGCGCATTCCGTTTACCAGCAAGGATGACTTGCAGCGGTGCAATGATGCGTTTTTGTGTGTACCGCTGACAAAGGTAGTAGACTATACCACTACATCAGGTACCCTAGGCGATCCCGTAACCTTTGGGCTGACAGATGGGGATCTGGATCGGCTTGCCCATAATGAAATGAAATCGTTTCAATGCGCAGGCGTACAACCTGGAGATATCATACAGTTGATGACCACTATGGACAGACGCTTCATGGCTGGACTGGCATATTTTCTAGGTGTTCGAAAATTAGGCGCGAGTATCATTAGGGTAGGCTCAGGTATACCCGAACTGCAGTGGGATTCGATAGTGAAATATAATCCCAAATATCTAATTGTAGTGCCGTCCTTTCTGCTCAAGTTGATTGAATACGCCGAGAAGAATGGTATTGATTATCGGAATAGCAGTGTAAGAGCCGCCATTTGTATAGGAGAATCTTTACGTACTGGGACATTAGAAGATGCGATCCTCACCCGTCGTATAAAAGAAAAATGGGATATCGAACTCTTTTCGACATATGCCTCCACAGAGATGGGAGCGGCATTTACCGAATGTGTTGCATTTCAAGGTGGGCATGTACAGCCCGACCTGATTATTACCGAAATCGTAGGTCAAGACGGTAATCCAGTGCCAGATGGGCAAGTAGGTGAGCTGGTCGTTACGACATTAGGGGTAGAAGCATTGCCTTTACTACGATTCAAAACGGGAGATATGGTCCGTAAGCATGTATCTACATGTTCCTGTGGAAGGTCTACCTATCGAATAGGACCGGTTGAAGGTCGCAAGCAGCATATGATTAAATACAAGGGAACCACGCTCTACCCTCCGGCGATGCACGACCTCTTAGCGTCATTTCCTGAATTAGAATTGCATTTGATTGAAATCATCGATAATGAAATCGGAACCGACGAGATTAATATTCGAATAGCGACAAAAGATGTAAGCGAAGATTTTCTCAATACAATCAAGGATCATTTTCGAGCAAAACTACGTGTAGCCCCACGAATCATTGTCGAACGATTTGAAGATCTTCATAAGATAGTTTTCAATCCCTTGAACCGAAAGCCCACTACCTTTATTGATAAGCGAGGAGTGGGAAAGTAG
- a CDS encoding phytoene desaturase family protein: protein MDNKIYDIVIVGSGLGGLASSIILAKEGLSVCVLEKNNQFGGNLQTFSRNKTIFDTGVHYLGGLEKGQNLYRYFDYLGIVDELRLKRMDMDGYDIVTFGMDKTVYPHAQGYDNFVEQLIPHFPEEEIALRRYVKDLQDTCAMFPLYHISTDHHYDVNILGVNAKCYFEQLTSNVKLRAVLAGTSLLYAGDGDKTPFYVHALSVNSYIQSAYRCINGGSQITKLLLRELRKSGGEAFRKTEIVDFEIVDNKIVSVVSKDGFRIQGKRFISNIDPKTTLQMIGREHFRKAYYSRVQQLQVTTSSFSIFLVLKKDVIPYRNNNLYYSDTYDQVWSTDSHASKSWPANYMLSMGVSVEDQMYADSMTCITFMDYEEVKQWENTYNTVLKGGDRDDAYQQFKQEKIDCFIDKVEEQYPGIREAIRYAYASTPLSYRDYIGVTRGNLYGHVKDSNHPLKHFIAPKSKIENLFFTGQGVNMHGILGVTIGAAITCSEMLGADYLIRKIGNHV, encoded by the coding sequence TTGGATAACAAGATTTACGATATCGTCATTGTTGGAAGTGGGCTGGGAGGCCTAGCCTCTTCTATTATTTTGGCCAAGGAGGGACTGTCTGTCTGTGTATTAGAGAAGAACAACCAATTTGGAGGTAATTTGCAGACATTCTCTCGCAATAAGACAATATTTGATACAGGTGTTCACTATCTTGGTGGGCTTGAAAAGGGGCAGAACCTATACCGTTATTTTGATTATTTAGGGATAGTGGACGAACTGAGATTGAAGCGGATGGATATGGATGGATACGATATCGTCACTTTTGGCATGGATAAAACCGTATATCCTCATGCACAGGGATATGATAATTTTGTCGAGCAACTAATTCCCCACTTTCCCGAAGAGGAGATTGCGCTGCGACGGTATGTCAAGGACCTTCAGGATACCTGCGCCATGTTTCCCCTCTACCATATTTCGACGGATCATCACTATGATGTAAATATCCTAGGCGTAAATGCCAAGTGCTATTTTGAGCAGTTGACCTCAAATGTTAAATTAAGAGCTGTATTGGCTGGTACTAGCTTGTTGTATGCTGGAGATGGTGACAAAACACCTTTTTACGTACATGCGCTTTCCGTCAATTCTTATATACAGTCGGCCTATCGATGTATAAATGGCGGAAGTCAGATTACGAAGTTGTTATTAAGAGAACTTCGAAAATCAGGAGGAGAGGCTTTTCGTAAAACCGAAATAGTCGATTTTGAAATTGTAGACAATAAAATTGTGAGCGTTGTATCCAAGGACGGGTTCCGTATCCAAGGGAAGCGATTTATCTCAAATATAGATCCCAAGACGACTTTGCAAATGATTGGGCGGGAACATTTTCGGAAGGCATACTACAGTCGCGTACAACAATTGCAGGTCACCACGTCTTCATTTAGTATCTTTTTGGTGTTGAAAAAGGATGTAATTCCCTATCGCAACAATAATCTATATTACTCGGATACCTATGACCAGGTCTGGAGTACGGATAGTCATGCAAGCAAATCCTGGCCGGCAAATTATATGCTGTCGATGGGTGTTTCTGTCGAAGATCAAATGTATGCGGATAGCATGACATGTATTACCTTTATGGATTATGAAGAGGTCAAGCAATGGGAGAATACCTATAATACAGTCTTGAAAGGCGGAGATCGGGATGATGCTTATCAACAATTTAAGCAGGAGAAGATAGATTGTTTTATCGATAAGGTAGAGGAACAATATCCTGGAATAAGAGAGGCCATTCGATACGCCTATGCTTCTACACCGTTGTCTTATCGCGATTATATCGGCGTCACACGTGGTAATCTATACGGACATGTAAAGGATTCTAACCATCCGCTCAAGCATTTCATTGCGCCAAAATCCAAGATTGAAAACCTATTTTTCACAGGTCAGGGGGTCAACATGCATGGCATCTTGGGGGTGACGATTGGAGCCGCAATTACCTGTTCCGAAATGCTGGGAGCAGATTATCTCATTCGTAAAATTGGGAATCATGTTTAA